Below is a window of Camelina sativa cultivar DH55 chromosome 11, Cs, whole genome shotgun sequence DNA.
ATTCGATTCTGAAGACGAATAAAACAGATCAACCAATGCGTTTAAAACATACAAATGCGTACACAGatgaaagaagaatatatagaCTAAAACAAAAGGTCGAGACCGAGCGAAACGATTAGTGAGAAAAAGATATAACTTAGTCGGGCGTACCAGAGGCAACAACACAGTAAAAGAGAATAGATTTGGGAGAGACAAAAGAGAACACAAAAacttgtatacatatatatatatagagatgtatATGTTGCAtcatatactaattaatttaaatagtgATTAATTTATCCAtctatataactaattaatgtatattgagtgatttatatatatgtaagttggATTTCCTTACATGTCAAAAAAGAAAGTTGGTTTCACTTACATAAGatgaaaataatatgaattctAGATTGTATATATGATGTATAtactaacaaaattttaaaagatattgatattttctacattactttttagtttatttaatttgataaaaaatttcatatcatTTTGAAAATCATATAAATCCATATCCCATAGatcaacaaaaatttaaaagatactgatattttttatattactttttatttatttaatttgatattaaatttcatatcattttaaaaatcatataaatccaTATcccataaattaacaaaaaaaattaaagccatTGATATTAGTCACAGTTTTATAGTATGTTCTCTTATATTTGCTACACAAATCAGCTTGATTCCCCAATTCTTCTATtttacatactatatatatatgtacacacacacatatatatatatatatataactaatataggaatatataattaatattacatatattaagaggaaaataataaaattcaagattaaataataacaaaattacatatatatatatatataagaggaaaaataataagaattatagtttttaaatattaacacaaatttaaaagcTACTGATATTTTCATATTGTTATTATCATTAGAAttattaatatcatttaatttgatattaaaattcatatcatttaaaaaataataaaaatacatatctctgAAAATTTAGAAGCCATTGATACTTGCcacaattttattaaattaaaatttagtgtatAGTCTCAATCCAAATGTGAAAAAGATTTGTCTTccattgttttcacttttcaatcATAAAAGGAATATAGAAATTGCAACAATTATCCTAAACAGTAGTTTTGAGTTATTGAACATTAATTGATAGTAAAAACTCAGAGAGAATCTGTACTATTATTTATAGTCTTCATCATTCATGtgctgaagaagagagaaactggTCTAGTTTTTTGTGTTGCTCAGTTGCTGCTACTAGCATTATTAGGATGCCTGATGATCCTTTGGAGAATCACTGTCCTTGCCCTTCTAATATCTCTGCTACACAAATCAGCTTGAGTCCCCAATTCCTCTACGTTCTTCTTAAACACCTCAAGTTTCTTCTTGATATCATCAATCCCAATCTTGACTGCGTTATGCTCCACAGCAAACTCCGCACTCTTCACCATCCCGGTGATCTCAATCTCCAACCGTTCGATCAAAACCCGGATATTATCCAAATCTTTAACCGCCACAAATGTCCCTGCCTGCATGGAACTGATCACCTCCTTCTGCCCTTTGAGTGCATTCTCGTAGTTCTTCCACAGAGAGTCGATCCACTTCCCCATGGAGCCTAGTGGCACTGCAGTAGCTGCAGCCAGAGCCGCAGCCACGGGAGGAGCTGCCATGGCTGCAGCCACAACAGAGCAGATGAGCACAGTGGCGAAAGTAGCCACAAAGATGATGCTGGAGAGNaaataataaaaatacatatctctgAAAATTTAGAAGCCATTGATACTTGCcacaattttattaaattaaaatttagtgtatAGTCTCAATCCAAATGTGAAAAAGATTTGTCTTccattgttttcacttttcaatcATAAAAAGAATATAGAGATTGCAACAATTATCATAAACAGTAGTTTTGAGTTATTGAACATTAATTGATAGTAAAAACTCAGAGAGAATCTGTACTATTATTTATAGTCTTCATCATTCATGtgctgaagaagagagaaactggTCTAGTTTTTTGTGTTGCTCAGTTGCTGCTACTAGCATTATTAGGATGCCTGATGATCCTTTGGAGAATCACTGTCCTTGCCCTTCTAATATCTCTGCTACACAAATCAGCTTGAGTCCCCAATTCCTCTACGTTCTTCTTAAACACCTCAAGTTTCTTCTTGATATCATCAATCCCAATCTTGACTGCGTTATGCTCCACAGCAAACTCCGCACTCTTCACCATCCCGGTGATCTCAATCTCCAACCGTTCGATCAAAACCCGGATATTATCCAAATCTTTAACCGCCACAAATGTCCCTGCCTGCATGGAACTGATCACCTCCTTCTGCCCTTTGAGTGCATTCTCGTAGTTCTTCCACAGAGAGTCGATCCACTTCCCCATGGAGCCTAGTGGCACTGCAGTAGCTGCAGCCAGAGCCGCAGCCACGGGAGGAGCTGCCATGGCTGCAGCCACAACAGAGCAGATGAGCACAGTGGCGAAAGTAGCCACAAAGATGATGCTGGAGAGCTTCCTCCAAGTGTGGATGCATTTAAGCTTCTTGTCAAGCTTGTTCTTACGAAGCTGAAGCTTCTCAAGCATCACCATCTGTTGTTTGTAAACAGATTGGAACATTTTGAAGAAGTCTTCGTTGAAAGGACTCTCTGCGTCTTTGAAATTCTTTAGCTCTTCAAGTGTCTTCTTGTATCCGTTCCCACCTACGAACCATAAGATGATGAAACCATAAGATGATGATCAGTGTCAAAAgtcaaaatcttaaataattaGGACAggatcaaaaaaaaacaaaaaaaaacgaaaaatcaGGAATAATAATGTGTCGAATTTATACACCAAatggaaataaaacaaaagacattGAAAATACTTGTCATTCTACACTAAACTACTATTAATTTTTGTCAACGATAATGATTAAATTCTGTAAACACAGAAAATACTTAATTTCCATCCTATTTTTAAACaggttttgaaaattataaatgtcaATTGAGAAtacagttttatatatatgagtaaaACGGGATTAGGACAAGACAATatgaaactttatttttcctgtccctaatttattaataaatactaagaaaataaaggaaagaaacaaaagtgttACCTTGAACAAGGCTCTCATCTTCAAATTGCTGAAGAGCAACAAGAATCAAAAGGTGGCTATCACGAGCTCGTCTCAAGCCTTTCTCCAAAGCAGCACAAAAATCAAGCGTCTTCAAGCTGTTCTCAAAGTAATCTTCGACAAGCTCAAACATTTCTTGATTCTTCCATATGTCTTTCTTGCAATCCAAAATTACTTTCACAACTTCTTGGTTCATCTCCAACAAACACTGCGTCACTTCTTTCAAGGAATCGAACGAGAGCGCTCGAACCTCAACTCCTGTAGCTAGCGTGCTTATCACGTGACTTGTCCGTGCTTGCAAACACGTGTCGAAAGATTGAAGCTCCGTGTCAGCTTTACACGCAGCCTCGTAAGATCTCAGCTCCGTTGTGTAGTGCACGCTCTTAGCCGATGCATCCTGTGGCTTTTTGCTTGTTTGGTTTCCCATTTGAAAGTAGTAGCTAGCACCGAATTCGATTCTGAAGATACGAATAAAACCAAATAAGCAAGATTGAGCTCAAGTAATAgtaacaataatatttatgatCTTAGAAATGCGTTTTAACATAGATATGCgtacaagaaaatgaaagaaatatacTAAAATCAAAAGGTGCAATTATATATGAGAGAAAGTTGAAAGAGAAATGATTAGttagaaagagaagagataaaCTTGGTCGGGTTTATCaggagaaacaacaacaagagagaagagaattttccgggaaaagaaaaaaaaaattgggagagAAATaggggaaaaaaattaaataaagaaagaataaaaggaagaaagaagaagcttgaagagAGTAAGAATGAGAATCGTTAAAGGAAATGGAAAATAGCTTGCACGCATGATGATGATTAGAATTAGGGCTTTGTATAACGCTGTAAGCAAAcgtttactctctctctctacttagCCGCCTTTTCGACTACGCCAAATGCTTACATTTTTCTATATGTGCGTGTCAAAAACGTATTacatacaactttttttgtttttctgtgtGCGTACGTCACAAATATGTAACGTATTCACGATACTGTATATATCTGTCTTTGAAGGATATCTTTCTGTGTGTTGACACACACTACAAAGtattgtgttttttgttgttaaagaaCTACAAATTGTTgcattatatatgattgatcatGATAGTTAGCGTATATGCAAAACTTTCGTATCCGTTTGCGATCAGAAACTTGTAAACGTGTATTGGATTTAAATCGTAAGGTTaaattttgagaagaaaaaagtacATAATATCACATCTATCATGTGTCACGTATTACCCAAACGTTGATTGTACCCTACAATTATATACCAAacaatgttgattttttttattaaaatgtaGTTGAAAATAGAAATTACTCATTATATACTTTAAAATCAGATCACAACACTTTTTATTAGTTACGTCATTGGCAAACGAATCTACTCAGTAAACTAAATAATGATGTAATGGCGAAAAATTTAACGTACGtactatttttagtttttcatgCTTTGGAGTTTGGACAATATCGAtcgatatatagatatatatatgtgtgataaGTCATTTTTATATGAAACATGCGTTAAATGTTAGAAGAATAAACGATTACGCAAACATCGTACAATGTTCGGTTGGGTGGGTGAAGAAGGGTTAATGCCAACCGTTTCTTTCCTGGTCCGATTCTAACTGGTTCGGTTCactatttggtttattttggttctttttaaACTATGGGTCTAACTAGTTTTATTCTATTCGGGCTTTATTCTTGGGCTTGGACCCTTAAACATTTTCATTTcccttttcattttaatttgaatattctttaacaaaaaaaaaaaaacatcgtaCAGTGTTATTTGCTCATAACATTTCAACGAAAAAGa
It encodes the following:
- the LOC109127221 gene encoding UPF0496 protein At4g34320-like; this translates as MAAPPVAAALAAATAVPLGSMGKWIDSLWKNYENALKGQKEVISSMQAGTFVAVKDLDNIRVLIERLEIEITGMVKSAEFAVEHNAVKIGIDDIKKKLEVFKKNVEELGTQADLCSRDIRRARTVILQRIIRHPNNASSSN
- the LOC104721367 gene encoding UPF0496 protein At4g34320-like, translated to MGNQTSKKPQDASAKSVHYTTELRSYEAACKADTELQSFDTCLQARTSHVISTLATGVEVRALSFDSLKEVTQCLLEMNQEVVKVILDCKKDIWKNQEMFELVEDYFENSLKTLDFCAALEKGLRRARDSHLLILVALQQFEDESLVQGGNGYKKTLEELKNFKDAESPFNEDFFKMFQSVYKQQMVMLEKLQLRKNKLDKKLKCIHTWRKLSSIIFVATFATVLICSVVAAAMAAPPVAAALAAATAVPLGSMGKWIDSLWKNYENALKGQKEVISSMQAGTFVAVKDLDNIRVLIERLEIEITGMVKSAEFAVEHNAVKIGIDDIKKKLEVFKKNVEELGTQADLCSRDIRRARTVILQRIIRHPNNASSSN